The genome window ATGCGAAAGTTAAACGTCGTGGAAAAGTTACTAACAAAATAGGAAAAACAATATGAACAGACAAGAATTAGTCGAATTTGTCAACATGTGCATGATTAAAAACGGAAACAAAGTTCTAGTTCAAGATCGAGTTAGTCCCGACTGGCCCGGCATCACTTTTCCTGGTGGTCATGTAGAGCGTGGGGAATCTTTTACCGATGCAGTTATCAGAGAAGTCAAGGAAGAAACTGGACTAACCATATCCAAACCTCAACTTTGTGGTATCAAAAACTGGTACGATGACGAGGATTATCGGTATGTCGTCCTCTTTTACAAGACAGAACACTTTACTGGTGAACTCCAGTCTTCAGACGAAGGTACTGTTTGGTGGGAAGAATATGAAAATCTTTCTCGTCTAAAACTTGCAACTGAGGATATGTCAGACATGCTGCGTGTTTTTTTAGAAGACGATTTAAGTGAATTCTTTTACTACAAAGACGGTGACGACTGGCTTTATGAGTTAAAATAAAAGAGCAGAAAAAAATGACCTGAGCTTCAAAAGTTAACTTTTGAAGCTCAGATCATTTCTTAGTTCTTTTTAATCTGATAATAAATAAGGTCCGCAACGTAGTCTTTTCTCTCCACACCATTGGTAATGGTTTTTAGATAAGACATTCCCGCTTTTTCCATCACACGGCCTGAAGCTGGGTTGAGACTGGCGTAACGAGCTCTGACTTTTTGAAATCCTGCTTGAGTAAAACAAAAATCTAACACAGCTTTCAAGGCCTCCGTCATCATTCCACTGCCCCAATATTTTTTTCCTAAAATATAGCCAATTTCACAACAAGAATCATTCTCATCCATTGCAACGATACTGATATCTCCAATCACTTGCTCTGGGTTTTCCTTTAGACAAATGGCCCATTTGTAATAGTTGGGATTGGTATAGGAGGCAACCCAATTTCGAATCGAGTTTCGAGTCACCTCGACATCAGGATGGGGTTCCCAGCTGACATAGGTCAGATTCTCAGCAGATGAAGCCCAATTTTGAAACATGGCTTCTGCATCACTCTCCACAAATCTTCTCAAAATCAAACGTTCTGTCTGTAACATTTGCGTACCGATTGCTTTCATAATGTTACCTCGCTTTCTCAGCTTAAGGCAACGAGCTAAAAAAGTCCACTGGGCCTTCTTCGTTTTCTTATTTCTAAACTCAGGGTAAAAAGACTATACTCAGTAACAGCTAGGAAACAAGTGTTTTATCTAGTCCCTTGACGCAGTCGCTGTCTGGTTTGAAATGCGCTTTACCAAGCTTTTTCAAACCTAGTCATCGTTGCGGGGGTGAGACAAGGAAAATCGAACTCTACGAGTTACCGAATCTACCTCGTTTTCCTGTTTCTAGACTAGGGGTAAAAAGGCCCCCCGGACCTTCTTCGCTTTCTCATTTCTAGGCTCAGGGTAAAAACCTCCACTGGAGGTTTTTACTCCCAGAAGTCATCAAATACGGTGATTGGTAGGTGGCGTTTGTGTTGTCCTTTATGCCACCAGTTTTCAATAATCGCTTGAGCTTCTGGGCTGATTGTTTTGCCTTCTAGGTAGTCGTCAATCTCTTTATAAGTGACTCCCAAGGCTACTTCATCAGCTATCCCTGGTTTTTCTTCTTCTAGGTCTGCTGTTGGGATTTTTTCATAAAGGGCTGGGTCCGCACCAAGTTCCTTCAAGAGTTGTTTTCCTTGGCGTTTATTGAGGCGGTAAAGAGGAAGAATATCCGCACCACCGTCACCAAACTTGGTAAAAAAGCCTGTGATATTTTCCGCAGCATGATCTGTTCCAATGACCGCTCCGCTATGGGCACCCGCAAGGGCATATTGGGCAATCATACGGCTACGCGCTTTAATATTGCCCTTATTAAAGTCTGAAACAGAGCTTCCTGTCGCTTCAACTGCTACTGTTATAGCGTCAGCTGATTCCTTGATATTCACAACCAAGCTGACATCTGGCTGGATGAAAGCGAGGGCTTTTTGAGCGTCTGCTTCATCAGCTTGCACTCCGTATGGCAGGCGGACAGCGATAAATTGGTAGCTGTCATCTCCTGTCTCTGCCCGCATTTCTTCCATAGCTAATTGCGCCAAGCGCCCTGCCAAGGTTGAGTCCTGACCCCCAGAAATCCCTAGTACAAAAGTTTTAAGGAAGGGATGTTTTTTTAGGTATTTTTTTAAGAAGTCAATTGAACGACGGATTTCTTCCTGGGCATCGATTACTGGTTTGACACCCAATTGCTGGATAATGGTCTCTTGCAAACTCATTCTTCCTCTCCTTCACCAAGGGCTTCCTTGCGCATCTTATCAATCAAGTCCATCTTGTCTTGCCAAATATCACGCGCCAAGTCCACTGGATAATGTTGCGGATTGAGTACCCGTTTATACTCATCCCAAAGCTTGTCAAATTCCTTACGTGCATAGGCCTGAATCTCAGTCAAACTAGGCAAGCTATAAACTAATGTTCCTTCTTTGAAAATATCCACCAAGAGAGGAACGGCATCAAAATTACGAACGGTTTTTTTGATGTAAGTATAAGTTGGATGGAACATCTTGATTTCTGTCATGCCACTCACATCCACACCATCATAAGTAATGTAGTCACCTTCTGACTTGCCTTTTTCACGACTGGTAATGCGCCATACCTGCTTCTTACCTGGCGTAGACACTTTTTCCGCATTATTAGACAGTTTGATAGTATTGCGCATCTGACCATTTTCATCTTCGATCGCAACAATCTTATAAACTGCCCCAAGAGCTGGCTGATCATAGGCTGTAATCAGCTTGGTTCCCACACCCCAGACATCAATCTTGGCTTTTTGCATCTTGAGGTTGAGAATGGTATTTTCATCAAGGTCATTAGAAGCATAGATCTTAGCCTCTGTAAAGCCAGCCTCGTCCAGTTGCTGACGGACTTTCTTGGAAATGTAGGCGATATCCCCAGAGTCGATACGAACACCCTTAAAGTTAATCTTATCTCCCAGCTCACGCGCTACCTGAATAGCAGCTGGCACACCGATGCGAAGTGTATCATAAGTATCTACTAAAAAGACACAGTCACGATGGGTTGACGCATAGGCCTTGAAGGCTTCGTAGTCGTTTCCATAAACCTGTACCAAGGCATGGGCGTGGGTTCCTAAAACGGGAATTCCAAAGAGTTTCCCTGCACGCACATTGCTAGTCCCGTTGGCGCCACCAATCACGGCTGCGCGTGTTCCCCAGATAGCTGCATCCATTTCTTGCGCACGACGTGTCCCGAACTCCATCAAGGGTTCATCTTCGATAACCGAACGAATACGTGCTGCCTTAGTCGCTATCAAGGTTTGAAAGTTAACGATGTTTAAGAGAGCCGTTTCGACCAGCTGGCATTGGGCTAGAGGACCTTCAACTTGAACAATCGGTTCATTGGCAAAAACCAAGTCCCCTTCCTGGGCAGAACGAACCGTCAACTCCAACTTGAGATTGCGGAGGTAGTCTAAGAACGCCCCATGATAGCCAAGCGATTCCAAGTAGGCAATATCGCTATCTGAAAAGCGTAAGTCTTCAAGATAATGTACAATTCTTTCCAAACCAGCGAAAACTGCATAACCGTTGTTAAACGGTTGCTGGCGGAAGTAAACCTCAAAAACCGCCTTCTTATTGTGAATTCCTTGGTCAAAGTAAACTTGCATCATGTTAATCTGGTACAAGTCCGTGTGCAATGTCAAACTATCATCTGGATACATCTGTTTTCCTTCTTCCTACTTTACAAAGGTATGAACGTATTCTACCACTTTCACACCGTCCGATAAATTAGTACTATTATAACACATTTTACCGAGATTGATAAAAAGCTAACAAGCTATTCTCCATTCTCCAGTTCTTCCATATCTTGCTCAAACTTTTTTTGAGCCCATTCGCCAAAATTTCTTAAAGTAAGGTTTCCAATAAAAACCCATGGAAGATAGAGAAGATAAGTAAGGATCCAAGCAGACAGATATTTAAAATTCAAAGGATTATGCTGATAAATCTCAATATTGAACTGGTAGTTCTGTAGCATCAAGATGGCTGTAATTGCAAGAGTCACTACTAAGCATCCCAAAATCGTAAAATGAAAACGACTATAGTAGGTCACTCCAAGTTGTCGTGCACGATTGAAAAAGAAGAAGATTCCTAAAAGAAGGGTAACCAGAAGAATATTAGGATTAAAAAGAGCAGGTGCTAATACAGCCACCAAATAACTTAGCAGAATGAGCCCGATAAACATATAAAAAGACTCTGTCCCAGCTTTGTTGATCAGTTGTTCTTCTCTTTCGTCTAGTAATTGATAATAAAAAAATCTATTTTTCATCTTCTTCCTCCCAAAATAATTGATCTAAAGTTTTGCCTAAGCATCTGCAAATGGACTGGCAAAGGGAGAGACTAGGATTGTATTTTCCAGCTTCAATCAAGCCTATAGTTTGCCTAGTAACACCCACAGCTTCTGCCAAATCCCCTTGTGTCAAGTCAAGCTCCACACGAGCTAATTTTAATTTTAAATTTTTAGCCACTAGCGTCCTCCTTCACATTTTTAAAAAGTTGCGCTTCTTTTAAAAATATTATACCATATATCTAACTTAATGCAATATATAAATGTCATTTTGTAAGATTTTATTAACAAAAAACTCTCTACCACAGAAAATAGAGAGTGTTACCTTTAAATATAGGATTTCAAAATATCGACGACATCACTTCTTTTCTTGACCTGATAGGCCTTGATTCCCAATTTCTCAGCTGCGATTGTATTGTCCTCAATATCGTCTAGAAAGACACAATTTGTAGGATTTAGCTGGTATTTGTCGAGAATCTCCTTAAACATTGCCAAATCAGGCTTTATAGCTTTTATATCACAGGATAGGACAAAACCATCTAAAAGCTCCTTTAAGGGAGATAGTTGCTCTTCCAGCAAGCCATAAAATACCTTTGAGGTATTGGATAAGACAAAGATGCGATGCCCCTTTTTCTTTAGTTCTGACAAGACAGGAAAGACTTCCCTATAGATATCAATGTAGCTAGGCCAATTCCAGATAACTTCTTCGACCTTCTTTTGATAGGTACTTCCAATCATGGACACAACTTTAAGCACTAATTCTTGTCTCGTCATGGTACCAAGATCTAATCTTTCCCAAAGCCCCGACTGAAAGATAGTCTTATCTAACATCAGATAATCTTTCTTCGTATCCGAAACGCCTTGTAAAATCTTATCCTTGTTCCATTCTAATAAGACGTTGCCCATATCTAGTATTATGTCCATTAGCCCACCTCCTTGGTTATGTGAAGAATTACTCTCTATTATATTTCTCCATTTTCACCTTACAAATCTTTTTGGTAATAGTATCTTTGCCCTGTGTAGGGATAGTCTTGCAAGGTAAAGACCTCCTTGTAGCCATGCCTTTTATAAAAATCTGGCGCTTGAAACTGGTAAGTATTGACAAAAGCAAAACGACAGTTTCGATTCTTAGCTT of Streptococcus oralis contains these proteins:
- a CDS encoding DUF6773 family protein, translating into MKNRFFYYQLLDEREEQLINKAGTESFYMFIGLILLSYLVAVLAPALFNPNILLVTLLLGIFFFFNRARQLGVTYYSRFHFTILGCLVVTLAITAILMLQNYQFNIEIYQHNPLNFKYLSAWILTYLLYLPWVFIGNLTLRNFGEWAQKKFEQDMEELENGE
- a CDS encoding helix-turn-helix transcriptional regulator gives rise to the protein MAKNLKLKLARVELDLTQGDLAEAVGVTRQTIGLIEAGKYNPSLSLCQSICRCLGKTLDQLFWEEEDEK
- a CDS encoding nicotinate phosphoribosyltransferase: MYPDDSLTLHTDLYQINMMQVYFDQGIHNKKAVFEVYFRQQPFNNGYAVFAGLERIVHYLEDLRFSDSDIAYLESLGYHGAFLDYLRNLKLELTVRSAQEGDLVFANEPIVQVEGPLAQCQLVETALLNIVNFQTLIATKAARIRSVIEDEPLMEFGTRRAQEMDAAIWGTRAAVIGGANGTSNVRAGKLFGIPVLGTHAHALVQVYGNDYEAFKAYASTHRDCVFLVDTYDTLRIGVPAAIQVARELGDKINFKGVRIDSGDIAYISKKVRQQLDEAGFTEAKIYASNDLDENTILNLKMQKAKIDVWGVGTKLITAYDQPALGAVYKIVAIEDENGQMRNTIKLSNNAEKVSTPGKKQVWRITSREKGKSEGDYITYDGVDVSGMTEIKMFHPTYTYIKKTVRNFDAVPLLVDIFKEGTLVYSLPSLTEIQAYARKEFDKLWDEYKRVLNPQHYPVDLARDIWQDKMDLIDKMRKEALGEGEEE
- a CDS encoding GNAT family N-acetyltransferase translates to MKAIGTQMLQTERLILRRFVESDAEAMFQNWASSAENLTYVSWEPHPDVEVTRNSIRNWVASYTNPNYYKWAICLKENPEQVIGDISIVAMDENDSCCEIGYILGKKYWGSGMMTEALKAVLDFCFTQAGFQKVRARYASLNPASGRVMEKAGMSYLKTITNGVERKDYVADLIYYQIKKN
- a CDS encoding 8-oxo-dGTP diphosphatase, producing MNRQELVEFVNMCMIKNGNKVLVQDRVSPDWPGITFPGGHVERGESFTDAVIREVKEETGLTISKPQLCGIKNWYDDEDYRYVVLFYKTEHFTGELQSSDEGTVWWEEYENLSRLKLATEDMSDMLRVFLEDDLSEFFYYKDGDDWLYELK
- the nadE gene encoding ammonia-dependent NAD(+) synthetase is translated as MSLQETIIQQLGVKPVIDAQEEIRRSIDFLKKYLKKHPFLKTFVLGISGGQDSTLAGRLAQLAMEEMRAETGDDSYQFIAVRLPYGVQADEADAQKALAFIQPDVSLVVNIKESADAITVAVEATGSSVSDFNKGNIKARSRMIAQYALAGAHSGAVIGTDHAAENITGFFTKFGDGGADILPLYRLNKRQGKQLLKELGADPALYEKIPTADLEEEKPGIADEVALGVTYKEIDDYLEGKTISPEAQAIIENWWHKGQHKRHLPITVFDDFWE
- a CDS encoding HAD family hydrolase yields the protein MDIILDMGNVLLEWNKDKILQGVSDTKKDYLMLDKTIFQSGLWERLDLGTMTRQELVLKVVSMIGSTYQKKVEEVIWNWPSYIDIYREVFPVLSELKKKGHRIFVLSNTSKVFYGLLEEQLSPLKELLDGFVLSCDIKAIKPDLAMFKEILDKYQLNPTNCVFLDDIEDNTIAAEKLGIKAYQVKKRSDVVDILKSYI